CGTCGTTCTTGCAACGCTTGCCGCACTCGGCTTGGTCGCGTGCGCCACGCCGGACAGGAAACCGCCGCCGCAGAGCCTGTACGACCGGCTGGGCGGCAAGCCGGCGATTACCGCGGTGGTGGACGACTTCGTCGCCAACGTCGCGAGCGATCCGCGCATCAACCAGCAGTTCGCCAACGCCGACATCCCTCGCCTGAAGCGGCTGCTGGTCGAGCAGATCTGCGCCGGCACGGGCGGTCCGTGTCAGTACACCGGCCGCGACATGAGGACGGCGCACGCCGAACTGGCAGTGTCGGGCGGTGAGTTCAATGCCCTCGTGGAGGACCTCGTCAGGAGCTTGAACAAGTTCAAGGTGCCGGCCCAGGAGCAGAAGGAACTGCTCGCGGTTCTCGGTCCGATGAAGACCGCTATCGTCACGCGATAGCGAGGCGGTGACCCGGCGCCTGCGCGCTGCGGTCACCCGCGTCGCAGGAAGCAGGATGCCCCTGGTGGCAGGCAAATCGGTGGTCTGGACGCGCGGTCGCGCCAGAGCCCTCGCGCAAGTCCGGGCCGGCGTCGGTATACTTCGCCGCTTTCTCATCCCGTTTTGGATGCACCATGCTTTCTCCCCACGCGATTTTCGAAGAGATCCGCAGTAACGACGACGCTTTCCGTCTGCTTGCCGGCACGGCCTCCAAGAACGAGTTGCAGGGCGGCTGGGAAAACGAACGCATTGCGGCGCTCACGCAGGATCCGGTGCTGGCCGCGAAGATCCTCCGCCACGGGCAGGACGAGACGAAGCACGGCCGGCTGTTCGCCGCATTTCTCCGCCGCCGCGGACTGGAGCCGGTCGACGTGCCGGAGGATGCGGATTACTGCATGCTGCTGGAGCGGCAGGGCATCGGGCTCTCCCACGCGCGGCTCGGCGAAGACAAGCCGCTCTCGAACGAAGAGATCATCGTCTACCTCGCACACAGCCGCGTCACCGAGCAGCGGGCGGCAGAGCAGGTGGCGCAGATGCTCGATTGCTTCCGCAACGATCCGGAACT
This Betaproteobacteria bacterium DNA region includes the following protein-coding sequences:
- a CDS encoding group 1 truncated hemoglobin — protein: MKPRNLFVVLATLAALGLVACATPDRKPPPQSLYDRLGGKPAITAVVDDFVANVASDPRINQQFANADIPRLKRLLVEQICAGTGGPCQYTGRDMRTAHAELAVSGGEFNALVEDLVRSLNKFKVPAQEQKELLAVLGPMKTAIVTR
- a CDS encoding ferritin-like domain-containing protein gives rise to the protein MLSPHAIFEEIRSNDDAFRLLAGTASKNELQGGWENERIAALTQDPVLAAKILRHGQDETKHGRLFAAFLRRRGLEPVDVPEDADYCMLLERQGIGLSHARLGEDKPLSNEEIIVYLAHSRVTEQRAAEQVAQMLDCFRNDPELKRGLAMVADDEVNHLSYCHEELLRFRALGYGDLIRRTLRRYALAEIHTTREVSLTFVGAVGDILRWPAWKRALLAFGARAIYVYERVWGWRRMVRLAPPERPNALGTPQPAG